The genomic segment CGACGCCGTCGGCTCAGGTGTGCTCGTCGCTGGCGCGGGCGCTGAACCTGTCCGGCGACGAGCACGCCCACCTGCTGCGTCTGGCCGGGCACGCGGCCGACCCGGCGCGGGTGCCGCGGGAGATCCCGGACAGCCTGCACCGGATCATGGACCAGCTCGGCACCAACCCTCTGGCCGTGTACGACGCCACGTGGCAGCTGCTGCACTGGAACGAGCTGTTCGCGGCGACGTGCGGCGACCCGGCGGAGACCGGCCTGAACGCGCTGCTCTGCCACTTCGAGGGACGGTGGCCGTGGCTGCGGCAGTCCGAGGCGGAACGGGCCGCGTTCGAGGAGTCGATGGTGGCCGACCTGCGGGCCACCACGAGCCGCTACCCGGACGATCCCGCCGTCTCCGGGCTGGTCGAGCGCCTCCGCGCCAGCGCCCGGTTCCGGGAGTTGTGGGCGCTGCGCTCGGTGGCCGATCACCGGAGCGCGCACAAGACGATCGAGCACCCGGTCGTCGGCGACATCGCGCTCGACACGGACGTGCTGGCCACCCAGGGCTCGAACTTGCGCCTGGTCGTCTACACGCCGCGGCCGGGCACCGACGCCCGCGAGAAGCTGGACCGGCTGATCCGGGCATCGTCACGCTGATCGATCCGTTACCCTCACCCGGAATCGATTTCGATCGAACTATCACGGGGGAACACCGACTTCATGCTGCCCAGAAAACTCCTTTCCGCCGGAATGGTTGCGACATTTCTGGTCGTGACACCCGCCGTGGCGCAGGCCGCGCCCCGGCCCGTGGCCGCGCCGGCTGTCCTGGCCGCCGATCAGGCCTCGTACGACCAGAAGCTCGCCGTGGCCGTCAAGTTCGGCCGGGGTGACGACTTCGCGCTGCCCGAACTGGCCGACCGCGACTTCGTCATCGCCATCTGGAACCTCGTCAAGAACAACGCCGACCACCTCGAGGTGCGCGCGGCGGCCGAACTGGCCTTCTCGGAGAGCGAGGAGAGCGCGGCCGCGTACACGTTCATCGTCACCGGCGTGTACGCCGCGTTCGACCGCGACGTCGCCCGTGAACGGCAGGAGGCCGAGGCCAAACGGGCGAGCGACCTGGCCCGCAGCGCGGCCGCGGCCAGCATCGACGTCGTGGCCGACGCCGCCCTGCTCAACGGCAGCGACGCCGACTTCGTCCGGCTGATCTGGGAACGGGTCGCCGAGGACGCCAAGTGGCCCAAGGTCAAGGCGGCCGCGCGCGCGGCCCGCGACGGCAGCGACTCCGACCGGCAGGTGTTCATCGCGACCGGTCTGGCCGAGGCCGCCCACCAGGACGTGGACGACCGGATCGCCGCCGACGAGGCCAAGACCGAAGCCGAGAAAGCCGCCGCGCGGGCGCGGGCCGCGAAGAAGCTGGCCGCCAACCGGATCGGCCTGACCGTCACCGAGCAGCTGCTCGACCTGCCCGACCGCGACTTCGTGACCGAGGTGTGGAACTTCGCCCCCGACGGCACCGAGGTGCAGGCCGCCGCCGTCGCCGCCGCGCGCAGCAACGACCCGGCCGCGTGGAAGACGTTCATCGACACCGGCATCCACGCCGCCAAGGACCGCGACATCGCGATCGCGCTCGAACGGGCCTACCAGGCCGACCGCGCGCTGGCCCTGCAAGTCAGGACGACCGCCACCACCAACGGCGACCTCAACCTGGCCTGGCACGCCACCAAGGCGCTGGCCGGCACACCCACCGAGCTCAACGACTTCGTACGGGCCGGTCAGTTCGATCTTGATCTGGCCACCGGCTTCGAGCCGACCGGCGTGCAGCCGACCACCCCGGTCACCGGCACCAGCACCGGCGTCACCAGCCCGGCGCTCGCCGTGGCCACCGGAGCGGGGCACACGGGCACGTCCGCGCTCGTCTACTCCGGAACCGACGTCAACACCCTTTCCTCGTACGCGTACCTCAAGTCGATGACCGTGAGCCGGATCGCGGTGAAGCCGTCCACGAAGCTGTCGTACTGGATCTTCCCGCAGAGCACGGCCACCCGGCCCGAGGTCAAGACCCGCAACAGCACCTGCGTCTCGATCGACCTGGTCTTCAGCGACGGCAGCACGCTGCGCGACTCCGGGCTGACCGACCAGCGCGGCACCCGCGTGCACCCGGCCCAGCAGTGCAGCAAGATCAAGGCGGACCGCTGGAACCAGGTCGTGGTGCCGCTCGGCAGCCTGGCCGACAAGCAGGTGACCACCGTCGTCGTCGGCTACGACCAGCCGCGCAACGCGGGCGGCTTCCGCGGCCTGATCGACGACCTGACCATCACCGACGAGCCGGTCGAGGTCACCGACCCCGGCTTCGAGCCGGTCGACTACCCGCTCGACGCGTGGCGCAACGACTTCAACAGCGACGGCTGGGCCGACGTGATCGGTCGCAACCCGGCCGGCGAACTCAAGCTCTACCGCGGCAACGGCAAAGGCTCGTGGATCGACCCGTCCACCAACATCGAGGTCGGTTCGGGCTGGCAGCAGTTCAACCACGTGTTCCCGGTAGGCGACTTCACTGGCGACGGCGCGCTCGACATCGCCGGCCGCAACGCCGCGGGCGAACTCAAGCTGTACCGCAGCAACGGCAAGGGCGGCTGGATCTCGTCGACCCCCACAGTCATCGGCAGCTCCGGCTGGAACAGCTTCACGGCAGTGTTCTCCCCGGGCGACTTCAACGGCGACGGCTACGTCGACGTGCTGACCCGCAACTCGGCAGGCAAGCTGCTGATGTACCGGGGCAACGGCAAGGGCGGCTGGATCGACCCGTCCACCAACATCGAGGTCGGCAGCGGCTGGAACCAGTTCACGGCGATCTTCTCCCCCGGCGACTTCACCGGCGACGGCTTCGCCGACGTCATCGGGCGCACCTCGACCGGCGAGCTCAAGCTCTACCGGGGCAACGGCAAGGGCGGCTGGCTCAACGGCACCAACCCCGACGTCATCGGTTCCGGCTGGAACAGCTTCACCCAGATCTTCTCCCCGGGCGACTTCACCGGCGACGGCTTCAGCGACGTGATCGCCCGCAACACGGCCGGCGAACTGAAGCTCTACCGAGGCAACGGCAAGGGCTCCTGGATCGACCCCTCCACCAACATCCACATCGGCACCGGCTGGAACCAGTTCAACCTGATCTTCTAGCCCGGCCGTCGAAGGCCCCTTCCCCGTACGCGAGGAGGGGGCCTTCGTCATGTATCAGACGGATTGCATCACCTGGACAACTGATTGGAGGGTCGTGCGTGGACCGCTACTCTCGGGCGCACTGACCGCGACCAGGAGGTTGATCTTTATGCCGAAGCCCTCGGACGGCATCGGGCTGACGGAGGCGATCGCGGCGCTGCGCGACGATCTCCTGCGGGCGCGGGCGGAAGGCGCCAAGAGCGACATCCAGCTCCCGGTGGAGTCGATGACGGTGGAGCTGACCGTCACGGCCACCCGCTCGATCGACGGCAAGGCCGGCTTCAAGGTGCCTGTCGTGGAGGTCGAGCTGGGTGGCGGCGGCAGCCGCGAGCGAGCCAACGAGCAGAAGGTCACTGTGGTCTTCGGCGGCCCGGTCGACCGGACGGGTCAGCCGGTGAAGGTGGCCGACGCGGGTGACGAGCTCGAGGGTTAGAAGTTGGGCGCACCCCTCAACAGTCGCCTCGTCCAGGTCATCGGCGATGCCGGTGCGGGAGCAAAGCCGCGATACCAGTACGGATCCGGATGCATCGTGGCCGGCCGGACGGTACTCACAGCGGCCCATGTCGTCGCGGAAGCCGCGGTGGTGATCGTCCGCACGATGCAGAAGGACAAGTACGTCGGGACGGTCAACGAGAGGTTCCTGGGTGCGGTGCAGGGTCCGGCCCCGGATCTGGCCCTCATCGAGGTTCCCGACCTGCCCTTCGACCTGCCGCCTATCCCGCTGGCCCGGCTCGATCGCGACAGCTCGGCCGCGGTCTCGGTCAGCTGCCATGCCTTCGGCTATCCCTGGTTCGCCAAGGTCACGTCGCCGCGAACAATCCGGAATCTGGCGGAGGCGATGGGCCAGATCGGCGTACTGGCGAAGGTGAACGTGGGACTTGCGACGATGGTGCTGAACAACTCGCCCGGACATCGTCTGCCCGACGAGAGCGGGCTCGACAAGTCGGCGTGGTCAGGCATGTCCGGCGGCCCGGTGATAGCCGGCGACAAGCTGCTGGCGGTGGTGATCGAGCACCCGCTGCGCGAGGGGCAGTCGTCCATCACGGTGGCGCCGATCAGTCTGCTCGACCCGGACCCTCGTTACCCCGCGTGGGGTCCCGGGGTGAGCGATCCCCCGGCGTGGTGGAAGCGCCTCGGTGTCACCGGTCCGGACGACCTGCCCCTCCTCCCGGCTCGAACACCGGACGCTCCGGTTCCGCCGGAGGCCGAGCTCGCCCCCGACGCCGTCGACAGGCTGCGGGCGAAGCTGGAGAAGGCGGGAATCCCACGACCGTCGCGCTGGACGGCTCCCGCTCTCGCTCGGCTCGCCGCCGATGCGACGTCCCCGCAGATCAGGGAGCTGGCGTCGGCGCTCGCCCGGGCGGCCGAGGCGAAGCCGATGCTGACCGACCTCGGCATCGGCGATCTTCGCTTGTCGAAGCTGCAAGTCATCTACAAACGCGAGATCGGTTCGTGGCCGCGCAACGGCTCGGCCGACGCGATGGTGGTCCAGGCGGCCGAGGTGGAGGAGAGCGAACGACGCCGCAACGCGCTGAGCGGCCTGGGTTCCCTCACCAAGCTGGTGATCGGCGTGGCGGCGGAACTCGGGGTGGCTCCGCAAGGCCATGCCGGACTCGTGAGCTGGATCCGATCAGCCGGCTACCAGATCGCCGACGCCCAACAGCGCTACGAGGAGCGGCTGGATCCACGACAGTGGCTGCTTCTCAATCTGGGCGGGGAGCCGTGGCAGCCGGCCCCCACCGCGGACCCGCCCTGGCCGACCCGCATCGGCTGGACCTACGTGGAACGCCTCGGTGATGGCACCACCACGGAACCGGTGACCGAATCCCAATCCGCGGCGCCGAACCCGGAGGGTTTGGCCGAGGCCCTGATGACTATCTTTCACTCCATCCCCCGCATCCACCACCTGACGGTCGACTTGGCGATGCCGACCGGGCTGCTGAACGTGGGAATCGAGCGATGGCCGATTTTTGACACCTTCGACACGCCCGAGTCGATAGCCGACCGTTACCAGCCACGGTTGCGGTGGTCGCAACGCTTGCTCGACCTTCGGTATTTCTCGGCGTGCAAGGACCGGACGACCATGTCGAGCTGGAGCACGATGCCGAAACCGTTCGCCGACGCCGTGCTGACCGACGAGCCCACACTTCGCCGCTGGATCGCCGACAACAAGGAGCACGCTTGGCTGATCGGTCGCCGACCTGCCGGGGCCCGCACCGACCCGCTGCGCATTCTCCTCAAGGCGGGTTACGGATTCCTGGTGTGGTTCCCCGAGCCGGGCTACTCCGGTGACGACCACACCATCGTCCGGGTCGTCAAAAAGATCCCGCACGCCGCGCGGCGGGCGGCGATTCCGGACGAGTTGCCCGGTGGCCCCGATCACCGCATGGTCATTTGGGACGACCCCCAAGGGCGCGGGGACGACTTCCGCCTGCCGGATCCCCTGCCGGCCGAGCCTATCCCCTCGTAGGAGCTGATCAGCATGGCGTGGCGAATCTTCACCGGACAGGATCGCGGGGGCATCAGCGACGAGGCTTGGCGAAACCTTCCCAAGGTGCCGCCGTGGCGAGTGCGGGACGTGGCAGTCAGCCGTTTCGTGCTCACCGACGATCTTCTCGACGCGGTCAACGCCGCCCTCCACCTGCGCCGGCCACTGCTGCTCACCGGCGCGCCCGGTTCCGGCAAGTCGACGCTGATCAACTTGATCGCCCAGGAACTCTCCCTCGGTGAACCACTGAAGTGGCACATCACCTCGCGCAGCGTGCTGGACGACGGGCTTTTCCACTACGACGCGCTCGGCCGGCTGCACGCCACACAGATCAAGAAGACCGTCATCAAGGTCGAGAAGTACGTCACCCTGGGCCCGCTCGGCACCGCCCTCGCCAGCCGCGACAAACCCCGGGCGGTGCTGATCGACGAGATCGACAAGAGCGATTTCGACCTGCCCAGCGACCTGCTCAACGTCCTCGAGGAGGGCGAGTTCGACATCCCGCCGCTGGTCCGCGAGGCCCGCGCCGGCGCCAACGGCAAGTCGAAAGTCCGGCAAACCGTCCGAGGCCATGACCGCGAAACCTACGACGTGAAGGGCGGCGTGGTCCGCCGTACCCACTGGCCGATCATCATCATGACCAGCAACGGGGAACGCACCTTCCCCGCACCGTTCCTCCGGCGATGCGTCCGCTTCGAGATGGCCACGCCGGAGTTGACGTTTCTCCAGGACGTGGTGGATGGCTACCTCGACTCGGTGGACGGCGACGACCGCGCGAAGATCGCCGAGTTCCGGCAGCGGCTGGTCGCCGGGGAGCGGCTGGCCATCGACCAGCTTCTGAACTACCTCTA from the Paractinoplanes abujensis genome contains:
- a CDS encoding trypco2 family protein, encoding MPKPSDGIGLTEAIAALRDDLLRARAEGAKSDIQLPVESMTVELTVTATRSIDGKAGFKVPVVEVELGGGGSRERANEQKVTVVFGGPVDRTGQPVKVADAGDELEG
- a CDS encoding AAA family ATPase, with product MAWRIFTGQDRGGISDEAWRNLPKVPPWRVRDVAVSRFVLTDDLLDAVNAALHLRRPLLLTGAPGSGKSTLINLIAQELSLGEPLKWHITSRSVLDDGLFHYDALGRLHATQIKKTVIKVEKYVTLGPLGTALASRDKPRAVLIDEIDKSDFDLPSDLLNVLEEGEFDIPPLVREARAGANGKSKVRQTVRGHDRETYDVKGGVVRRTHWPIIIMTSNGERTFPAPFLRRCVRFEMATPELTFLQDVVDGYLDSVDGDDRAKIAEFRQRLVAGERLAIDQLLNYLYLVTADHGITADTRQRLEKALLEELSGR
- a CDS encoding FG-GAP-like repeat-containing protein gives rise to the protein MTPAVAQAAPRPVAAPAVLAADQASYDQKLAVAVKFGRGDDFALPELADRDFVIAIWNLVKNNADHLEVRAAAELAFSESEESAAAYTFIVTGVYAAFDRDVARERQEAEAKRASDLARSAAAASIDVVADAALLNGSDADFVRLIWERVAEDAKWPKVKAAARAARDGSDSDRQVFIATGLAEAAHQDVDDRIAADEAKTEAEKAAARARAAKKLAANRIGLTVTEQLLDLPDRDFVTEVWNFAPDGTEVQAAAVAAARSNDPAAWKTFIDTGIHAAKDRDIAIALERAYQADRALALQVRTTATTNGDLNLAWHATKALAGTPTELNDFVRAGQFDLDLATGFEPTGVQPTTPVTGTSTGVTSPALAVATGAGHTGTSALVYSGTDVNTLSSYAYLKSMTVSRIAVKPSTKLSYWIFPQSTATRPEVKTRNSTCVSIDLVFSDGSTLRDSGLTDQRGTRVHPAQQCSKIKADRWNQVVVPLGSLADKQVTTVVVGYDQPRNAGGFRGLIDDLTITDEPVEVTDPGFEPVDYPLDAWRNDFNSDGWADVIGRNPAGELKLYRGNGKGSWIDPSTNIEVGSGWQQFNHVFPVGDFTGDGALDIAGRNAAGELKLYRSNGKGGWISSTPTVIGSSGWNSFTAVFSPGDFNGDGYVDVLTRNSAGKLLMYRGNGKGGWIDPSTNIEVGSGWNQFTAIFSPGDFTGDGFADVIGRTSTGELKLYRGNGKGGWLNGTNPDVIGSGWNSFTQIFSPGDFTGDGFSDVIARNTAGELKLYRGNGKGSWIDPSTNIHIGTGWNQFNLIF
- a CDS encoding trypsin-like peptidase domain-containing protein — encoded protein: MGAPLNSRLVQVIGDAGAGAKPRYQYGSGCIVAGRTVLTAAHVVAEAAVVIVRTMQKDKYVGTVNERFLGAVQGPAPDLALIEVPDLPFDLPPIPLARLDRDSSAAVSVSCHAFGYPWFAKVTSPRTIRNLAEAMGQIGVLAKVNVGLATMVLNNSPGHRLPDESGLDKSAWSGMSGGPVIAGDKLLAVVIEHPLREGQSSITVAPISLLDPDPRYPAWGPGVSDPPAWWKRLGVTGPDDLPLLPARTPDAPVPPEAELAPDAVDRLRAKLEKAGIPRPSRWTAPALARLAADATSPQIRELASALARAAEAKPMLTDLGIGDLRLSKLQVIYKREIGSWPRNGSADAMVVQAAEVEESERRRNALSGLGSLTKLVIGVAAELGVAPQGHAGLVSWIRSAGYQIADAQQRYEERLDPRQWLLLNLGGEPWQPAPTADPPWPTRIGWTYVERLGDGTTTEPVTESQSAAPNPEGLAEALMTIFHSIPRIHHLTVDLAMPTGLLNVGIERWPIFDTFDTPESIADRYQPRLRWSQRLLDLRYFSACKDRTTMSSWSTMPKPFADAVLTDEPTLRRWIADNKEHAWLIGRRPAGARTDPLRILLKAGYGFLVWFPEPGYSGDDHTIVRVVKKIPHAARRAAIPDELPGGPDHRMVIWDDPQGRGDDFRLPDPLPAEPIPS
- a CDS encoding helix-turn-helix domain-containing protein is translated as MNELGAVLRAWRDRRGPEGHDPARRVPGLRREELATLAGISIEYVVRLEQGRAPTPSAQVCSSLARALNLSGDEHAHLLRLAGHAADPARVPREIPDSLHRIMDQLGTNPLAVYDATWQLLHWNELFAATCGDPAETGLNALLCHFEGRWPWLRQSEAERAAFEESMVADLRATTSRYPDDPAVSGLVERLRASARFRELWALRSVADHRSAHKTIEHPVVGDIALDTDVLATQGSNLRLVVYTPRPGTDAREKLDRLIRASSR